A stretch of the Clostridiales bacterium genome encodes the following:
- a CDS encoding HAD family hydrolase, producing the protein MLKQEEKRAVVFDLDGTLTNTLEDIANAMNRALRMYGLPEWETDEYRYLVGNGVRILAQRAVRDQQELAEEVGTEYQKWYEAHNQEKTGPYEGIPELLRELNAREIPVCVLSNKPDPDTKNVIAHYFPDIRFAKVLGQTELPIKPDPAGAIAIAQEIGISPDHFMYLGDTAVDMKCAVNAGMHPIGVLWGFRTAEELTENGAEHLISAPMELIPLLDQ; encoded by the coding sequence ATGCTGAAACAGGAAGAAAAGCGGGCGGTTGTTTTTGACCTGGACGGAACGCTGACCAACACGCTGGAGGATATCGCGAATGCCATGAACCGGGCACTGCGAATGTACGGACTGCCGGAGTGGGAAACGGATGAGTATCGTTACCTGGTCGGGAACGGGGTTCGGATCCTGGCCCAGCGGGCGGTACGTGACCAGCAGGAACTGGCGGAGGAAGTCGGCACTGAGTACCAGAAATGGTACGAGGCGCACAACCAGGAAAAGACCGGTCCGTATGAAGGGATACCGGAACTGCTTCGGGAACTGAACGCGCGGGAAATTCCGGTGTGCGTCCTTTCCAACAAACCGGATCCGGATACAAAGAATGTGATTGCCCATTATTTCCCGGATATCCGGTTCGCGAAAGTCCTGGGACAGACGGAGCTGCCGATTAAGCCGGATCCGGCCGGAGCCATTGCAATTGCACAGGAGATCGGGATTTCCCCGGACCACTTCATGTACCTGGGAGATACGGCGGTGGACATGAAATGCGCTGTAAACGCAGGAATGCACCCGATCGGCGTACTTTGGGGATTCCGCACAGCGGAGGAACTGACAGAAAACGGTGCGGAGCACCTGATTTCCGCACCGATGGAACTGATCCCGCTGCTGGATCAATAA
- a CDS encoding 4Fe-4S dicluster domain-containing protein, whose amino-acid sequence MAKLTIDRETCKGCGLCADVCPKHLLALSKDINAKGYHPIGITEQDKCIGCAFCARMCPDAVIKVEK is encoded by the coding sequence TTGGCCAAACTGACCATTGACCGGGAGACCTGCAAGGGCTGCGGCCTGTGTGCTGACGTATGTCCGAAACATCTCCTCGCCCTGAGTAAGGACATTAACGCCAAAGGGTATCACCCCATTGGCATTACGGAGCAGGATAAGTGCATCGGCTGCGCGTTCTGTGCCCGCATGTGCCCGGACGCCGTGATCAAAGTAGAAAAATAA
- a CDS encoding 3-methyl-2-oxobutanoate dehydrogenase subunit VorB: MGQKMLMKGNEAIAEAAIQAGCRFFFGYPITPQNQVPEYMSKRLPKIEGGCFLQAESEVAAINMVYGAAGAGARVMTSSSSPGISLKQEGISYIVGAELPCVIVNMVRGGPGLGSIQPAQSDYYQSTRGGGHGDYRMLVLAPASVQEAVELTMDAFDLADRYRNPVLIMGDGLIGQMMEPVEMPEHKVPADLPPKTWAATGWTPQSDRERAIINSLYIDPAVLEKHVNHLYEKYAVMEQTECRWQEEMTDDADYVIVAYGTTARIARSAMRKLRAEGIKAGLIRPITLWPFPNAPIAKAAEHAKAFLTVEMSMGQMVDDVRLAVDGKKPVHFFGRTGGIVPTVREIMTQVETLAKEGK; encoded by the coding sequence ATGGGTCAGAAAATGCTCATGAAGGGGAACGAGGCCATCGCTGAAGCCGCCATCCAGGCCGGATGCCGCTTCTTCTTCGGCTATCCGATCACTCCCCAGAACCAGGTTCCTGAATACATGTCCAAGCGGCTGCCGAAGATTGAGGGCGGCTGTTTCCTGCAGGCGGAAAGTGAAGTTGCCGCCATCAATATGGTCTACGGTGCGGCCGGTGCCGGTGCCCGTGTCATGACCTCCTCTTCCAGCCCGGGAATTTCCCTCAAGCAGGAAGGAATCAGCTATATCGTCGGTGCGGAACTGCCCTGCGTGATCGTCAACATGGTGCGCGGCGGCCCCGGCCTCGGTTCCATCCAGCCCGCCCAGAGCGACTATTACCAGTCCACCCGCGGCGGCGGCCATGGTGACTACCGGATGCTGGTACTGGCTCCCGCCTCTGTGCAGGAAGCCGTCGAGCTGACGATGGACGCCTTTGACCTGGCGGACCGTTATCGCAACCCGGTCCTGATCATGGGGGACGGCCTGATCGGCCAGATGATGGAGCCCGTTGAAATGCCGGAGCACAAGGTGCCTGCCGACCTGCCTCCCAAGACCTGGGCGGCTACCGGCTGGACCCCGCAGTCCGACCGCGAGCGCGCGATCATCAACTCCCTGTATATCGACCCCGCCGTGCTGGAAAAGCACGTCAATCACCTGTATGAAAAGTACGCCGTCATGGAACAGACCGAATGCCGCTGGCAGGAGGAAATGACCGATGACGCGGACTATGTCATCGTTGCCTACGGCACCACCGCGCGTATTGCCCGCAGTGCCATGCGCAAGCTTCGCGCGGAAGGCATCAAAGCCGGCCTCATCCGGCCCATCACCCTGTGGCCCTTCCCCAATGCGCCGATCGCCAAGGCTGCGGAGCATGCCAAGGCCTTCCTGACAGTGGAAATGAGCATGGGCCAGATGGTGGATGATGTCCGCCTGGCCGTGGACGGCAAAAAGCCTGTTCACTTCTTCGGCCGTACCGGCGGTATCGTCCCCACCGTACGCGAGATCATGACCCAGGTGGAAACGCTGGCAAAGGAGGGCAAATAA
- a CDS encoding 2-oxoglutarate oxidoreductase, with amino-acid sequence MAVVYEKTKLLTDKPLHYCPGCTHGIIHRLVAETIDELGIQGKTIGIAPVGCAVFAYDYFNCDMMEAAHGRAPAVATGCKRVNPNNIVFTYQGDGDLASIGAAEITHAATRGENITVIFVNNAIYGMTGGQMAPTTLPGQVTTTSPYGRDPKLCGYPIRISEMLATLDGPAYISRVSVHDVKHIMEAKKAIRKAFEMQIAGKGFSLVEVLSACPTNWGMTPQEALKWLEANMIPQYPLGVKKEVE; translated from the coding sequence ATGGCTGTTGTGTATGAAAAAACCAAGCTGCTGACCGACAAGCCGCTGCATTACTGCCCCGGCTGCACCCACGGCATCATTCACCGCCTGGTGGCGGAAACGATTGACGAGCTCGGTATCCAGGGCAAAACCATCGGTATCGCGCCTGTCGGCTGCGCCGTATTCGCCTACGACTACTTCAACTGCGACATGATGGAAGCCGCCCACGGCCGTGCTCCTGCGGTCGCCACCGGCTGCAAGCGCGTGAACCCGAACAACATCGTCTTCACCTACCAGGGCGACGGCGACCTTGCCTCCATCGGTGCTGCGGAAATCACCCACGCGGCTACCCGCGGTGAAAACATCACCGTCATTTTCGTCAACAATGCCATTTACGGCATGACCGGCGGCCAGATGGCGCCCACCACCCTGCCGGGCCAGGTGACCACCACCTCTCCCTACGGCCGGGATCCCAAGCTGTGCGGCTATCCCATCCGGATCAGCGAAATGCTGGCCACACTGGATGGTCCCGCCTATATCTCCCGCGTTTCCGTCCACGATGTAAAGCACATCATGGAGGCCAAGAAAGCCATCCGGAAAGCCTTCGAGATGCAGATTGCCGGAAAAGGCTTCTCCCTGGTGGAAGTCCTCTCCGCCTGCCCCACCAACTGGGGTATGACGCCGCAGGAAGCGCTGAAGTGGCTGGAAGCCAACATGATCCCCCAGTATCCGCTGGGTGTGAAAAAGGAGGTTGAGTAA
- a CDS encoding 2-oxoacid:acceptor oxidoreductase family protein, translating into MEAQFLIAGFGGQGVLLIGQLLAKAAMHEGMNVSWMPSYGPEMRGGEANCAVVISDEPIGSPLVTEIPFAVIMNKPSMIKFTPAMEKGGIMLYNSSLIDITPDRDDIVAIPVDCNGIAEELGNSRTANMVMLGAILKKTGVVSIDSAMEALKATFGPKKEHLLPINRQAMERGAAAVE; encoded by the coding sequence ATGGAAGCTCAATTTCTGATTGCCGGTTTCGGCGGCCAGGGCGTCCTGCTCATCGGCCAGCTGCTGGCCAAGGCGGCCATGCATGAAGGGATGAACGTTTCCTGGATGCCGTCCTACGGTCCGGAAATGCGCGGTGGCGAAGCCAACTGCGCCGTGGTCATCTCCGATGAGCCGATCGGTTCTCCGCTCGTTACGGAAATCCCCTTCGCCGTCATCATGAACAAGCCCAGCATGATCAAGTTCACTCCGGCCATGGAAAAGGGCGGTATCATGCTGTACAACTCCTCCCTGATTGACATCACTCCTGACCGCGATGACATCGTCGCGATCCCGGTGGACTGCAACGGTATTGCGGAAGAGCTTGGCAATTCCCGTACCGCCAACATGGTTATGCTTGGTGCGATCCTGAAGAAGACCGGTGTGGTTTCCATCGATTCCGCCATGGAAGCCCTGAAAGCCACCTTCGGCCCGAAGAAGGAGCACCTGCTTCCCATCAACCGCCAGGCGATGGAACGCGGAGCGGCTGCTGTTGAGTAA
- a CDS encoding SGNH/GDSL hydrolase family protein, giving the protein MKRFLAILAILTMIIGGTAMGEFAKEEWYQSALKDSEMRLGNNVRLIKLIERARAGEHITIGTMGGSITEGAGASNYKECWASRFALRFGNTYGVSNGSNVELVNAGVGGTPSAFGYMRFNRDINSRVSEKDPDGYPDLVIIEFAVNDWGEPTNHHCFESMVKEVLEYPNEPVVILLFSMRDDGWNLQGDLRKIGDVYDLLMVSIPDGLFSHVGKEMEKKDFFHDEYHPNSTGHRMMAECLMQAIADAAAKEPDAADIDLTVWPAYGTDFMGLKTLYADEETKEGITVERGGFASIDLQTYRNTPVGWVCGKNYFHDIKDPDEPLKVTGVFSKCLISWKASADAGFGAAEVYVDGKLSVTLRGGPGKWNQSEVALVLNGKNAAEHTVLIKVKEPGKKFTITAISVK; this is encoded by the coding sequence ATGAAACGTTTTCTGGCGATTCTGGCGATACTGACTATGATTATCGGAGGAACGGCAATGGGCGAATTCGCAAAGGAAGAATGGTACCAGTCTGCACTGAAAGATTCTGAAATGCGGCTGGGAAACAATGTCCGCCTGATCAAACTGATTGAGCGGGCCAGGGCCGGTGAGCATATCACCATCGGTACCATGGGTGGATCGATCACCGAAGGCGCCGGCGCCTCCAATTACAAAGAATGCTGGGCCAGCCGCTTTGCTCTGCGCTTCGGGAACACCTACGGGGTATCGAACGGAAGCAATGTGGAGCTGGTGAATGCCGGCGTCGGCGGAACGCCTTCCGCTTTCGGTTATATGCGCTTCAACCGGGATATCAACAGCCGGGTCAGTGAAAAGGATCCGGACGGATACCCGGACCTGGTGATTATTGAATTCGCTGTGAATGACTGGGGCGAGCCGACCAACCACCACTGCTTTGAGTCGATGGTGAAGGAAGTGCTGGAGTATCCCAATGAGCCGGTTGTGATCCTGCTGTTCTCCATGCGGGATGACGGCTGGAACCTGCAGGGTGACCTGCGGAAAATCGGCGACGTGTATGACCTGCTGATGGTATCGATTCCGGACGGACTGTTCAGCCATGTCGGGAAGGAAATGGAGAAGAAGGATTTCTTCCACGACGAGTACCATCCGAACTCCACCGGCCACCGCATGATGGCGGAATGCCTGATGCAGGCTATCGCGGATGCCGCGGCAAAGGAACCTGACGCAGCGGATATTGACCTGACTGTTTGGCCGGCATACGGCACGGACTTTATGGGCCTGAAGACGCTGTATGCGGATGAGGAAACCAAAGAAGGAATCACTGTGGAACGCGGCGGCTTCGCCAGCATTGACCTGCAGACGTACCGGAACACGCCGGTGGGTTGGGTATGCGGGAAAAACTATTTCCACGACATCAAGGATCCGGATGAACCGCTGAAGGTGACCGGTGTATTCTCGAAGTGCCTGATTTCGTGGAAGGCTTCGGCGGATGCCGGCTTTGGCGCAGCAGAGGTATATGTGGATGGCAAACTTTCAGTCACTCTGCGGGGCGGTCCCGGGAAATGGAACCAGAGTGAGGTGGCACTGGTGCTGAACGGGAAGAATGCCGCAGAGCATACCGTGCTGATCAAGGTAAAGGAGCCCGGCAAGAAATTCACGATTACCGCAATTTCAGTGAAGTAA
- the ccsB gene encoding c-type cytochrome biogenesis protein CcsB, translating into MEQAENILFTIAMAGYFLAMLLYFVFAGLKKNAAAKAASLIQTGGLVAHTAALIVRGIAAGRVPMTNQYEFATCFAWALCLVSLIFIAKYRFSFLGVFAAPVVFLIMGYAAMQSREIHALMPALQSNWLVFHVSTAILSYGAFGVSFVLGFIFLVREKIRKDGFMDQHIPDRDKLDVIEYRSVCLGLLFLTITIITGAFWAKKCWGSYWNWDPKETWSLVTWIIYAVYLHLRIMRGWKGKAAAIFAVVGFICVIFTYIGVNTFLPGLHSYA; encoded by the coding sequence ATGGAACAGGCGGAGAATATCCTGTTTACGATTGCCATGGCCGGATACTTCCTGGCGATGCTGCTGTACTTTGTGTTTGCCGGGCTGAAGAAAAACGCAGCGGCAAAAGCAGCTTCCCTGATCCAGACCGGCGGCCTGGTTGCCCATACGGCGGCACTGATTGTGCGCGGAATTGCGGCAGGCAGGGTTCCCATGACCAACCAGTATGAGTTCGCCACCTGTTTCGCATGGGCACTGTGCCTTGTGAGCCTGATCTTCATCGCGAAGTACCGGTTCAGTTTTCTCGGCGTGTTTGCCGCGCCGGTGGTTTTCCTGATTATGGGGTATGCCGCCATGCAGAGCCGGGAGATCCACGCGCTGATGCCGGCCCTGCAGAGCAACTGGCTGGTATTCCATGTTTCCACGGCCATCCTGAGCTACGGAGCCTTCGGTGTCAGCTTTGTGCTGGGATTCATTTTCCTGGTGCGGGAAAAAATCCGGAAGGACGGATTTATGGACCAGCATATACCGGACCGGGACAAGCTGGATGTGATTGAATACCGCAGCGTATGCCTGGGCCTGCTGTTCCTGACGATTACGATTATCACCGGAGCCTTCTGGGCCAAGAAATGCTGGGGAAGCTACTGGAACTGGGACCCGAAGGAAACATGGTCGCTCGTAACCTGGATCATCTACGCGGTATACCTGCATCTGCGGATCATGCGCGGATGGAAGGGAAAAGCGGCAGCCATATTCGCGGTTGTCGGATTTATCTGTGTGATTTTCACCTATATCGGGGTGAATACATTCCTGCCGGGGCTTCACAGCTACGCATAA
- a CDS encoding cytochrome c biogenesis protein ResB, translating to MKILKKIRMILGSMPLAITLLVMLAAACALSSAVPQGQTFEWYSGQFGERMAAVITALHADDAYHSWWFLTLSGFLCLSLLMCNLIRIRPLIRRTRKEPGNFAGIWGAWVCHLGILLLIIGFAMGQMTQEEYTISGLPGNTVPLAETGLQVTVDDFTIDWREDGTAGQYTAELTVCGADGTEEHGTASVNHPAELCGYEFFQNSAGWAADVTVEKNGEILQQKTLCVQEYMPLADDPDIVVMFYNFYPNYDGETGAVSPMASTRPEKPGYLYMVFYQGEVRGMNVLEADDEITIDQEYTVRFRNPSNYTLLMVKRDRFSWLAMLGAAIVMAGLVMAFYLRKR from the coding sequence ATGAAGATACTCAAAAAAATCAGAATGATCTTGGGCTCCATGCCGCTGGCCATCACCCTCCTGGTGATGCTCGCAGCGGCATGCGCTTTAAGTTCAGCAGTGCCCCAGGGACAGACTTTTGAGTGGTATTCCGGCCAGTTTGGTGAGCGAATGGCAGCAGTTATTACTGCCCTGCATGCCGATGACGCTTACCACAGCTGGTGGTTCCTGACCCTGAGCGGATTCCTCTGCCTGAGCCTGCTGATGTGCAACCTGATCCGGATCAGGCCGTTGATCCGGCGTACCCGGAAGGAACCGGGAAACTTCGCCGGAATCTGGGGCGCTTGGGTGTGCCACCTGGGAATCCTGCTGCTGATTATCGGATTTGCGATGGGGCAGATGACCCAGGAGGAATATACGATCAGCGGGCTGCCCGGGAACACTGTACCGCTGGCAGAAACCGGCCTGCAGGTAACGGTGGATGATTTTACGATCGACTGGCGTGAAGACGGAACAGCCGGGCAGTATACCGCGGAGCTGACAGTATGCGGTGCTGACGGAACAGAGGAGCACGGGACTGCCAGCGTGAACCATCCCGCGGAACTCTGCGGATATGAATTTTTCCAGAATTCCGCCGGATGGGCAGCAGACGTGACCGTGGAGAAGAACGGGGAGATCCTGCAGCAGAAAACCCTGTGCGTGCAGGAATATATGCCGCTGGCGGATGACCCCGATATTGTGGTGATGTTCTACAACTTTTATCCGAATTATGACGGGGAGACGGGAGCTGTATCCCCGATGGCATCCACCCGTCCGGAGAAACCCGGATACCTGTATATGGTTTTCTACCAGGGAGAGGTCCGGGGGATGAACGTGCTGGAGGCGGATGACGAGATAACCATTGACCAGGAATACACCGTACGGTTCAGAAATCCATCCAACTACACGCTGCTGATGGTGAAACGGGACCGGTTTTCCTGGCTGGCCATGCTGGGTGCCGCCATCGTGATGGCCGGGCTGGTAATGGCTTTCTATCTGCGAAAGAGGTGA
- a CDS encoding flavocytochrome c, producing MKKLICLLMAMTVMLFAVSAPAESAPAETLFTPGTYQAEAQGMLSTVKVLITVDETEITTVLIDATDETETLGGVAAGMLSAKIVEAQTPNVDAVSGATVTSNAVIKAATEALTAAGADIAVLDANRRDIGEKGSKEEKVIDTGIVIIGAGGAGMTAAIMVKQAGEDFVLLEKMPYAGGNTTKATGGMNAAETHYQKEQGIEDSVELFAADTIKGGHDLNDPALVEVMAKESANAIDWLDSIGAELPKISFSGGASVNRIHAPADGSGVGEFLVERFSAKLDELGVETMYNTKATELLTDADGKVCGVKAEGKDCNYVFNCKAVILATGGFGANEEMYTQYRPDLKGTVTTNAPGATGDGIVMAQALGADLVDIEQIQLHPTVEQSTSMLITESVRGDGAILVNQSGVRFTNELLTRDAVSAAELAQEGHYAYIIFDQNLRDHLKAVEKYVKTGITVQADTIEGLAELISVDPAVLAKTLADWNECVKKQEDPEFGRTTGMNADLTTAPYYAIKIAPGIHHTMGGVKIDTSAHVINTEGKVIPGLYAAGEVTGGVHGGNRLGGNAVADIVIFGRIAAETALAEMNDAAAMPAAEAKEEAAGETAAAEASKVPTSVVSGIAVTMGQNTENNIVTDYLEQDPYLKNIYEGFGFAKDYGSARGHTYTLEDVSKTLRPHPKANCITCKTDDFARLVNTEGIGVYSMAFDEVMPQMKNTISCYTCHGDGMGMDGQLAVTHSYVNTALGDAVSEIPAAILSCGQCHIEYYFTPSDSETMMPYHSKAEMTPEAILAYYDAMGFYDWEQPGTGTKMLKAQHPEMETVLGGKHAASFNLTCADCHMPQATTDDGIEYRSHYFVSPLQNEVLLNSCAKCHGSADNVISLVQTIQAKVTARETEVGNKLSGLKDALTAAAADGKLGAEELDAVRKLHREAQWFFDFCYVENSEGAHNSALSLSCLETSEAKINEALTLLGEKQDT from the coding sequence ATGAAAAAACTGATCTGCCTGCTGATGGCCATGACAGTCATGCTGTTCGCCGTATCCGCACCGGCTGAATCGGCGCCCGCGGAAACATTGTTTACTCCTGGAACCTATCAGGCTGAAGCACAGGGAATGCTGAGCACCGTGAAGGTTCTGATCACAGTGGACGAAACAGAAATTACCACCGTACTGATTGACGCTACAGACGAAACTGAAACGCTGGGCGGTGTGGCAGCAGGTATGCTGTCCGCAAAGATTGTGGAAGCCCAGACCCCGAATGTGGACGCTGTGAGCGGCGCGACGGTTACCAGCAACGCCGTGATCAAGGCCGCAACGGAGGCCCTGACAGCGGCGGGCGCGGATATTGCCGTGCTGGACGCAAACCGCAGGGATATCGGTGAAAAGGGAAGCAAGGAAGAAAAAGTTATTGACACCGGGATTGTAATCATCGGTGCCGGCGGCGCCGGAATGACCGCGGCTATCATGGTGAAGCAGGCGGGCGAGGATTTCGTGCTGCTGGAAAAGATGCCCTATGCGGGCGGCAACACCACCAAGGCAACCGGCGGCATGAACGCGGCGGAAACGCATTACCAGAAGGAACAGGGAATTGAAGACTCGGTTGAACTGTTCGCTGCGGATACCATTAAGGGCGGCCATGACCTGAATGATCCGGCCCTGGTGGAAGTGATGGCGAAAGAATCCGCCAATGCCATTGACTGGCTGGATTCCATCGGCGCGGAACTGCCGAAGATTTCCTTCTCCGGCGGCGCATCCGTGAACCGGATTCATGCCCCGGCGGACGGTTCCGGTGTGGGTGAGTTCCTGGTGGAGCGCTTCAGCGCCAAGCTGGATGAGCTGGGCGTGGAGACCATGTACAATACGAAAGCAACTGAACTTCTGACAGACGCGGACGGAAAGGTCTGCGGCGTAAAGGCGGAAGGTAAGGACTGCAACTACGTATTCAACTGCAAAGCGGTCATCCTTGCGACGGGCGGCTTCGGCGCCAATGAGGAAATGTACACCCAGTACCGGCCGGATCTGAAGGGTACGGTGACTACCAATGCCCCGGGCGCTACCGGCGACGGTATTGTGATGGCCCAGGCGCTCGGTGCGGATCTGGTGGACATCGAGCAGATCCAGCTGCATCCCACCGTGGAGCAGTCGACTTCCATGCTGATTACCGAATCCGTTCGGGGTGACGGCGCGATCCTGGTGAACCAGAGCGGTGTCCGTTTCACCAACGAGCTGCTGACCCGGGATGCGGTATCCGCCGCGGAACTGGCACAGGAAGGCCATTATGCCTATATTATCTTCGACCAGAACCTGCGGGATCACCTGAAGGCGGTCGAGAAATACGTCAAGACGGGGATTACCGTCCAGGCAGATACCATCGAAGGACTCGCGGAACTGATCTCCGTAGATCCCGCTGTGCTGGCCAAGACGCTGGCAGACTGGAACGAGTGCGTGAAGAAACAGGAGGATCCGGAATTCGGCCGGACGACCGGTATGAATGCAGATCTGACAACCGCTCCGTATTACGCGATCAAGATCGCTCCCGGTATTCATCATACGATGGGCGGCGTGAAGATCGACACATCCGCACATGTGATCAATACTGAAGGGAAAGTGATTCCCGGACTGTATGCGGCGGGCGAAGTGACCGGCGGTGTGCACGGCGGAAACCGACTGGGCGGCAACGCGGTGGCGGATATCGTGATCTTCGGCCGGATTGCGGCGGAAACCGCACTGGCTGAAATGAATGATGCCGCAGCTATGCCTGCAGCGGAAGCAAAGGAAGAAGCAGCCGGCGAAACGGCTGCGGCTGAAGCATCCAAGGTTCCGACATCTGTGGTCTCCGGTATTGCGGTAACCATGGGCCAGAATACTGAAAACAACATTGTGACCGACTACCTGGAGCAGGATCCGTACCTGAAGAACATTTATGAGGGATTCGGATTCGCGAAGGATTACGGCAGCGCCCGCGGCCATACCTACACCCTGGAGGACGTATCCAAGACGCTGCGGCCTCATCCGAAAGCAAACTGCATTACCTGCAAGACAGATGATTTTGCCCGGCTCGTCAATACGGAAGGCATTGGGGTTTATTCAATGGCATTTGACGAAGTGATGCCCCAGATGAAAAACACCATTTCCTGCTATACCTGCCATGGCGACGGTATGGGGATGGATGGGCAGCTGGCGGTAACCCACAGCTATGTGAATACTGCACTGGGAGACGCGGTGTCCGAGATTCCCGCTGCGATTCTATCCTGCGGGCAGTGCCATATCGAGTATTATTTCACGCCGTCGGACAGCGAGACTATGATGCCTTATCACAGCAAAGCTGAGATGACCCCGGAGGCGATCCTGGCCTACTATGATGCCATGGGATTCTATGACTGGGAGCAGCCGGGAACCGGAACAAAAATGCTGAAAGCCCAGCATCCGGAAATGGAGACAGTACTGGGCGGAAAACACGCGGCGAGTTTTAACCTGACATGTGCGGACTGCCATATGCCGCAGGCAACTACGGATGACGGTATTGAATACAGAAGCCACTACTTTGTCAGTCCGCTGCAGAATGAGGTTCTGCTGAATTCCTGCGCAAAATGCCATGGCAGTGCAGACAACGTGATTTCGCTTGTGCAGACGATCCAGGCAAAGGTTACAGCCCGGGAAACCGAGGTCGGCAATAAGCTGAGCGGGCTGAAGGACGCCCTGACTGCCGCGGCGGCAGATGGAAAGCTTGGAGCGGAAGAATTGGACGCGGTGCGGAAACTGCATCGGGAGGCCCAATGGTTCTTTGACTTCTGCTATGTGGAAAACTCCGAAGGAGCGCACAACTCTGCGCTGTCGCTGTCCTGCCTGGAGACTTCCGAGGCAAAGATTAACGAGGCGCTGACGCTGCTCGGAGAAAAACAGGACACCTGA
- a CDS encoding FMN-binding protein produces MNNFEKRQWVRLILCALVLIAVSLFLTGIIGGEHMTYNLAEKANGPAVNGTAVEETEQGFGGTVTVKATLDGSTVQALTIETPDETPGLGQRASEVDFTSQFIGKEGPFTFGENGIDALSGATVTSNAVLKALNRAITGEDAAEPAEEPKAEVKEELVQETTEDPKAEESAAEPEAAGTTVEETVQGFGGEVTIKATLDGKTVKALSIDTPNETPGLGQKASEEAFTSQFIGKEGPFTYGENGVEAITGATVTSTAVLEGLNKAFPAETASEPAAEAPAAEEKAAEPVAGTEIEKSEQGFGGEVTVKATLDGTTVKALSIDTPNETAGLGQKASEEAFTSQFIGKEGPFTYGENGIEALSGATVTSNAVLKALNQAFPGAEPAAEEQKEDAKPAEEAGRVYYGSYTAKRETNFSTIKVMINSKGGKITDCKITSEAKMEGSDFLTDEIKDTWAKTIVENGTADVDAITGATLKISSGAVVDAVNEILGRIQ; encoded by the coding sequence ATGAATAACTTTGAAAAGAGACAGTGGGTCCGGTTGATACTCTGCGCATTGGTACTGATTGCCGTTTCCCTGTTTCTGACGGGGATCATCGGCGGGGAACACATGACCTATAACTTGGCGGAAAAAGCGAACGGCCCGGCGGTGAACGGAACCGCTGTCGAAGAAACCGAACAGGGCTTCGGCGGTACGGTGACGGTGAAGGCAACACTGGACGGGTCGACCGTACAGGCACTGACCATTGAAACACCGGACGAAACGCCCGGGCTGGGTCAGCGGGCATCCGAAGTAGATTTCACCAGCCAGTTTATCGGCAAGGAAGGCCCGTTCACCTTCGGAGAGAACGGGATTGACGCGCTCTCCGGCGCGACTGTGACTTCCAATGCGGTGCTGAAAGCCCTGAACCGAGCAATCACCGGCGAGGATGCCGCGGAACCGGCGGAAGAACCCAAAGCGGAAGTGAAGGAAGAGCTTGTCCAGGAAACAACGGAAGACCCCAAAGCGGAGGAATCCGCCGCTGAACCGGAGGCTGCCGGCACGACCGTAGAAGAAACCGTACAGGGCTTCGGCGGTGAAGTGACGATCAAGGCAACGCTGGATGGAAAGACAGTCAAGGCACTGTCCATCGATACTCCGAATGAAACACCCGGCCTGGGCCAGAAGGCTTCCGAGGAAGCGTTCACCAGCCAGTTTATCGGCAAGGAAGGCCCGTTCACCTACGGCGAGAACGGCGTTGAAGCGATTACCGGTGCGACCGTGACCTCAACTGCGGTGCTGGAGGGCCTGAACAAGGCATTCCCCGCTGAAACGGCTTCGGAACCTGCCGCAGAAGCGCCTGCGGCGGAGGAGAAGGCTGCCGAACCAGTTGCCGGAACCGAGATTGAGAAGTCCGAACAGGGCTTCGGCGGTGAAGTGACGGTCAAGGCAACGCTGGATGGAACGACGGTTAAAGCCCTGTCCATCGATACTCCGAATGAAACCGCTGGCCTGGGCCAGAAGGCTTCCGAGGAAGCGTTCACCAGCCAGTTTATCGGCAAAGAAGGCCCGTTCACCTATGGTGAAAATGGCATTGAGGCGCTCTCCGGCGCGACTGTGACCTCCAACGCGGTGCTGAAGGCACTGAACCAGGCGTTCCCCGGTGCGGAACCCGCCGCGGAAGAGCAGAAGGAAGATGCAAAGCCTGCTGAGGAAGCCGGCCGTGTATATTACGGCAGCTATACGGCGAAGCGGGAGACCAATTTCAGCACCATCAAGGTGATGATCAACTCCAAGGGCGGCAAGATCACCGACTGCAAGATTACGTCTGAAGCAAAAATGGAAGGAAGCGATTTCCTGACAGACGAGATCAAAGATACCTGGGCCAAAACAATTGTTGAAAACGGAACAGCTGATGTTGACGCGATCACAGGCGCGACGCTGAAGATTTCTTCAGGAGCGGTTGTTGACGCGGTGAATGAAATCCTGGGAAGAATCCAGTAA